In a genomic window of Schistocerca gregaria isolate iqSchGreg1 chromosome 5, iqSchGreg1.2, whole genome shotgun sequence:
- the LOC126273031 gene encoding allergen Tha p 1-like, with the protein MQKSTLALFLACLVAAAAAYTTKYDNIDLDDVLHNDRLLKKYHECLLSDSDASCTPDGKELKAAIPDALTDDCAKCNEKQKAGAEKVIRFLIKEKPDLWTPLENKYDPTGTYRQKYGEELKRVSA; encoded by the exons ATGCAGAAGAGTACTCTCGCCTTGTTTTTGGCGTGCCTTGTGGCGGCTGCTGCCGCGTACACCACCAAGTATGACAATATCGACTTGGACGACGTCCTGCATAACGACCGCCTCCTCAAGAAGTACCACGAGTGCCTCCTCTCTGACAGCGACGCCTCCTGCACCCCCGACGGGAAGGAGCTCAAGG CCGCCATTCCTGATGCGCTGACCGACGACTGCGCCAAGTGCAACGAGAAGCAGAAGGCCGGAGCGGAGAAGGTGATCAGGTTCCTTATCAAGGAGAAGCCCGACCTGTGGACGCCGTTGGAGAACAAGTACGATCCCACCGGCACCTACAGGCAGAAGTACGGCGAGGAACTGAAGAGGGTCTCCGCCTAA